Proteins encoded by one window of Anaerolineales bacterium:
- the pseB gene encoding UDP-N-acetylglucosamine 4,6-dehydratase (inverting) has translation MNHTPRLETKHFPQLIDLFHNKSVLITGGTGSFGKKFTETILRHFTPKRLIIFSRDELKQFEMQQTIRGENVRYFIGDVRDRDRLIRAFRGVDLVIHAAALKQVPAAEYNPFEAIKTNIIGAANVIDAAIDCGVSQVVALSTDKAANPINLYGATKLCSDKLFIAANNYAGGGGTRFSVVRYGNVVGSRGSVIPFFEKMRQSGILPITDPRMTRFWITLQQGVELVLNVLIWMQGGEIYVPKLPSMNIMDLAKAIAPECQTTITGIRPGEKLHEVMIPEDDARDTLEFDDHFAILPPHQEWTDPARYRQRAGGTPCPEGFSYSSHTNTQWLSVADLHAMIAGGMDDHA, from the coding sequence ATGAATCACACACCACGGCTTGAAACAAAACACTTTCCTCAACTGATCGACCTCTTTCACAACAAGAGCGTGCTAATCACCGGCGGGACGGGATCATTTGGAAAAAAGTTCACCGAAACAATCCTCCGTCATTTCACGCCCAAACGCTTGATCATCTTCAGTCGCGATGAACTGAAACAGTTCGAGATGCAGCAGACGATTCGCGGTGAAAACGTCCGTTACTTCATTGGCGATGTGCGGGATCGGGATCGCCTTATCCGCGCCTTCCGGGGCGTTGATCTAGTCATTCATGCTGCCGCTCTCAAGCAAGTTCCTGCTGCCGAATACAACCCCTTCGAGGCGATCAAGACGAACATCATCGGCGCGGCGAACGTCATTGATGCCGCCATTGATTGCGGCGTCAGCCAAGTGGTCGCCCTCAGCACGGACAAAGCCGCCAACCCCATCAATCTCTATGGGGCAACAAAACTCTGTTCAGATAAACTCTTTATTGCCGCTAACAACTATGCAGGCGGCGGCGGCACACGCTTTAGCGTCGTTCGCTATGGCAATGTCGTCGGCAGTCGGGGGAGTGTCATCCCCTTTTTCGAGAAAATGCGCCAAAGCGGAATACTCCCCATCACCGATCCGCGCATGACACGCTTTTGGATCACCCTTCAGCAGGGCGTCGAACTCGTCTTGAATGTCCTCATATGGATGCAAGGCGGCGAAATTTACGTCCCCAAACTGCCGAGCATGAACATCATGGATTTGGCAAAGGCAATCGCCCCCGAATGCCAGACGACAATCACCGGCATTCGCCCAGGCGAAAAACTCCACGAGGTAATGATCCCAGAGGACGACGCCCGCGACACGCTAGAATTCGATGACCATTTCGCCATTCTCCCCCCGCATCAGGAATGGACAGACCCGGCACGCTATCGCCAGCGGGCGGGCGGGACGCCTTGCCCTGAAGGGTTCTCTTACAGCAGCCACACAAACACGCAATGGTTAAGTGTCGCCGATTTGCACGCGATGATTGCCGGAGGAATGGACGATCATGCCTAA
- a CDS encoding transglycosylase domain-containing protein, whose protein sequence is MNQPNTPSRFDDREHQVVPGRTLSSPPPGSTPHPLGMPPPNVDPLLVVYGRTPGTPPPPPPRRRRRNIACLGCASVFLLSVVTMLCGGLIIINTVWNSFNELLTERIATILPETNNTFQTTRIYDRYGNELYQLIDEGRRTKVTLAEIAKVMIDATIAVEDASFYENPGVDVQGIFRAGLGYFTGSEAGGGSTITQQLIRNIAFEYEYRTERSARRKVEEILLALVLTQQKSKDEILEMYLNIIYYGNLAYGAEAAAQTYFGKSAKALTLGEAALIAGLPQSPATLDPFSPDPAVQRAVLNRRRIVLDLMLSRKKIDQAQYTQALGEPLILADPNISLKSPHFTLYAQQELKDLLPAINIPAAYLTTGGLSVYTTLDPNAQELAERVARAQVAGIKVPNNANNAAVVILKAGTGEVLAMLGSVDYKDDTIDGRVNMATAPRQPGSSIKPLTYAAAMERGLSAASVLWDVETRLSSPGAPVYAPVNYDRAFHGPVRIREALARSYNVPAVLTLRQIGVESLLAYAVRVGIKSLGIDSSKYGLALTLGGGEVTPLELASAYAVFANEGNYIAPTSILCVVNNEKIIIYQLNNGCAGRGTLAERSISAGTAPRLVLDPRIAFVISDILADNRARTAAMGANSPLRTDGIITSVKTGTTDDFRDNWTMGYTKNVVVGVWVGNADNAKMRGTTGLTGAAPIWNEVMRGVYADGRILDALKINGGLRPDDLVPPIGVSQRQLCDLGSIVEPTLDCPPGRREWILDTPPLIPDENGNLGAYGVPQFAPTGVPGNGPYLEDIDPGVVKALVRPIDPNLAALIASGGGGVSPYCLVPREVQGQVPDAKLQVFIKPPKFEDEDPAARQYAAGRGLAMLPRLPCTADMLLAAPVYAGAGITAMITSPGAGETVSGTVYVGGTAAWNPGGAAFYKLEIQGPQFPNWTTFAGPVSSPVINGGLGNFGSAGLMPGLYMIRIVVVGNDYNHAAESMPIPINVTGG, encoded by the coding sequence ATGAACCAGCCCAACACGCCCTCCCGTTTTGATGACCGCGAACATCAGGTTGTGCCCGGGAGGACGCTTTCTTCTCCACCGCCGGGCAGCACCCCCCACCCATTAGGGATGCCACCACCCAATGTTGACCCATTACTGGTTGTTTATGGGCGAACGCCCGGCACACCGCCGCCGCCGCCGCCCCGCCGCCGCCGTCGGAATATTGCCTGTTTGGGGTGTGCGTCCGTCTTTCTGTTAAGCGTCGTCACGATGCTTTGCGGCGGGTTGATCATCATCAATACGGTGTGGAACAGCTTTAACGAACTGCTCACCGAACGAATCGCCACAATTTTGCCGGAGACGAACAACACCTTTCAAACCACCCGCATCTATGATCGCTATGGCAACGAACTGTATCAATTGATCGATGAGGGGCGGCGGACGAAAGTGACCCTCGCTGAGATAGCGAAAGTCATGATTGATGCGACCATCGCCGTTGAGGATGCTAGTTTTTACGAGAATCCGGGTGTTGATGTGCAAGGGATTTTTCGGGCGGGGTTGGGCTATTTCACGGGGAGCGAGGCGGGCGGGGGCAGCACGATCACACAGCAGTTGATTCGCAACATCGCCTTTGAGTACGAATATCGCACCGAACGCTCTGCCCGCCGCAAAGTGGAAGAAATTCTCTTGGCGCTGGTGCTGACGCAGCAGAAATCGAAAGATGAGATTCTGGAGATGTACCTGAATATCATCTATTATGGCAATCTGGCATATGGGGCGGAGGCGGCGGCGCAAACGTATTTTGGCAAATCGGCAAAGGCGCTGACGCTTGGCGAGGCGGCACTCATTGCCGGACTGCCGCAAAGCCCCGCCACACTAGACCCCTTCAGCCCCGATCCAGCGGTGCAGCGGGCTGTGTTAAACCGCCGCCGGATTGTCCTTGACCTGATGCTGAGCCGCAAGAAGATTGATCAGGCACAATATACACAGGCGCTTGGCGAACCGCTGATCCTTGCCGACCCGAATATCAGTTTGAAATCACCCCATTTCACACTTTACGCACAGCAAGAATTGAAAGACCTCTTGCCCGCGATCAACATCCCCGCCGCCTATCTGACAACGGGGGGACTCTCTGTTTACACAACGCTTGACCCCAACGCGCAAGAGCTTGCCGAACGGGTGGCGCGGGCGCAGGTGGCGGGGATCAAAGTTCCTAACAATGCGAACAATGCCGCTGTCGTCATTCTGAAAGCAGGGACGGGTGAGGTCTTGGCAATGTTGGGGAGCGTCGATTACAAGGATGATACGATTGACGGGCGGGTGAACATGGCAACCGCCCCCCGCCAGCCGGGAAGTTCGATCAAACCGCTGACCTATGCCGCTGCTATGGAACGAGGCTTGAGCGCCGCCAGCGTTCTTTGGGATGTGGAAACCCGTCTGAGCAGCCCGGGTGCGCCCGTCTATGCGCCCGTGAATTATGATCGCGCCTTCCATGGACCAGTGCGCATCCGCGAAGCGCTGGCGCGTTCGTACAACGTCCCGGCTGTACTGACACTGCGCCAGATTGGAGTCGAATCGCTCTTAGCCTATGCTGTGCGGGTGGGAATTAAGAGTTTGGGGATAGATTCCTCGAAATACGGTCTGGCGCTCACCTTAGGCGGTGGGGAAGTGACACCTCTGGAATTGGCGAGCGCCTACGCTGTTTTTGCCAATGAGGGGAATTATATCGCCCCAACGAGCATCCTGTGCGTTGTGAACAACGAGAAGATCATCATCTATCAACTGAACAATGGCTGTGCCGGAAGGGGGACGCTGGCGGAGCGGAGTATCAGCGCGGGGACAGCGCCGCGCCTTGTCCTTGACCCGCGCATTGCCTTTGTGATCAGCGATATTCTTGCTGATAACCGCGCACGGACGGCGGCAATGGGGGCGAACTCCCCCTTACGGACGGATGGCATCATCACCTCGGTGAAAACCGGCACAACGGACGACTTCCGCGATAACTGGACGATGGGCTACACGAAAAACGTCGTCGTGGGGGTGTGGGTGGGCAATGCCGATAACGCGAAGATGCGCGGCACAACGGGCTTGACCGGCGCAGCGCCAATCTGGAATGAGGTTATGCGCGGCGTTTATGCTGATGGACGCATCCTTGATGCACTCAAGATCAACGGTGGGCTGCGCCCCGATGATCTTGTCCCGCCCATTGGCGTTTCGCAGCGGCAGTTGTGCGATTTGGGGAGCATCGTTGAGCCAACGCTGGACTGCCCCCCCGGACGGCGGGAGTGGATTTTGGACACGCCGCCTTTGATCCCCGACGAAAACGGCAATCTCGGCGCGTATGGCGTTCCGCAGTTTGCCCCAACGGGCGTTCCGGGGAACGGTCCGTATCTTGAGGATATCGATCCCGGTGTGGTGAAGGCGCTCGTCCGTCCGATTGATCCAAATCTGGCGGCGTTGATCGCGTCGGGGGGAGGGGGCGTCTCGCCCTACTGCCTCGTCCCACGAGAAGTACAAGGGCAAGTCCCCGATGCGAAGCTGCAAGTGTTTATCAAACCGCCAAAGTTTGAAGATGAAGACCCCGCTGCCCGCCAATATGCGGCGGGGCGGGGGCTGGCGATGCTGCCGCGCCTACCTTGCACAGCGGATATGCTGCTTGCCGCGCCGGTCTATGCCGGCGCGGGCATCACGGCGATGATCACCTCGCCCGGAGCGGGGGAAACCGTCAGCGGGACGGTGTATGTGGGTGGGACGGCGGCTTGGAATCCCGGAGGTGCGGCATTTTACAAGTTAGAGATTCAGGGTCCGCAGTTCCCAAATTGGACAACCTTTGCCGGACCGGTGAGCAGTCCGGTGATCAACGGCGGGTTGGGCAATTTTGGTTCGGCGGGGCTGATGCCCGGATTGTATATGATTCGGATCGTCGTCGTGGGGAACGATTACAACCACGCCGCAGAGAGTATGCCCATCCCGATCAATGTGACGGGGGGATAG
- a CDS encoding glycosyltransferase family 39 protein, translated as MLLAKGPTPAEVTLTMIEDQHPPLYFILIRAWMDAVGNSEIMTRLLSTFWSLLTIAAVYRLTADQFGSGTGVLAALILALTDNDIMLAREVRHYTQLAAFAALSSLYFLRYARRPARGSGIAWFATSVALLYTHYLGAFVLLVQGVYALLCLRPFRRLPDVFFRLALIGSAWLPWAFVFINQALVRYTRPRIFQSTYAQTPDTLAMVRGDLVGSHFGITIGLMLLGLLTIFYLKDGVRITLHGIRRKLYLALWVILPTILIFLIDRRFPILTTQNFLVVTPPIAVMIAVGFMNLERTARLFLLVVFVTTSLFTVDAYRLKPPWREVATDVLTLREDDESILMDVWVDDMALRYHIGRALNADPAALPLVSMWEWREQYGADYFAYLLAYLQDKPAFWLAYKGQNLDKLLDFFPQHGYSRVFTKTEYIRDDPIYVYRYERNSGETVAAFGEMFLLQRVGISHLPTGETRVNLLWGTQKPPALDYSISVFILDAAGALVDQDDAPPLSGSTSAWTPGGLYFDSHTLRKTLPAGTYAVGVKVYFYADPAPLSVNGGEYITVGTVTIP; from the coding sequence ATGCTCCTTGCTAAAGGACCAACCCCCGCCGAGGTGACCCTCACCATGATTGAGGATCAACACCCGCCGCTCTATTTCATCCTCATTCGGGCATGGATGGATGCCGTTGGCAACAGCGAGATCATGACCCGCTTGCTCTCCACCTTTTGGTCACTGCTGACCATTGCCGCCGTCTACCGCCTTACTGCCGATCAATTTGGATCAGGGACGGGCGTCCTCGCCGCGCTGATCTTAGCACTCACCGATAACGATATTATGCTCGCTCGCGAGGTGCGCCATTACACCCAGTTGGCGGCGTTTGCCGCGCTTTCCTCGCTCTATTTTTTGCGCTATGCCCGCCGTCCGGCGCGGGGGAGCGGCATCGCCTGGTTCGCCACCTCCGTCGCCTTGCTCTACACCCATTACCTCGGTGCGTTCGTCCTGCTTGTTCAGGGGGTGTATGCCCTCCTTTGCCTGCGCCCCTTCCGCCGCCTGCCGGATGTGTTCTTCCGCCTCGCTCTCATCGGCAGCGCGTGGCTACCCTGGGCGTTTGTGTTCATTAACCAAGCGCTCGTCCGCTATACCCGTCCGCGTATTTTTCAATCGACCTATGCCCAAACGCCCGACACATTGGCAATGGTGCGTGGCGATCTGGTTGGCTCTCACTTTGGGATCACCATTGGATTGATGCTCTTGGGGCTACTCACCATCTTTTACCTAAAAGACGGCGTGCGGATCACTCTGCATGGGATTCGTCGGAAGCTCTACCTCGCCCTCTGGGTGATCCTCCCTACCATCCTGATCTTCCTCATTGATCGACGTTTCCCGATCCTGACCACCCAAAATTTTCTCGTCGTCACCCCTCCTATCGCCGTTATGATCGCCGTCGGATTCATGAATTTGGAACGGACGGCGCGGCTCTTTTTACTGGTTGTTTTTGTCACCACCAGCCTGTTCACGGTGGACGCTTACCGCCTCAAACCGCCCTGGCGCGAGGTGGCAACGGACGTGCTTACCCTCCGTGAGGACGACGAATCGATCCTCATGGATGTGTGGGTGGACGATATGGCGCTGCGTTACCACATTGGGCGGGCGCTCAACGCCGATCCCGCCGCTTTGCCGCTGGTCTCCATGTGGGAATGGCGCGAGCAGTACGGCGCTGATTACTTCGCCTACCTTCTCGCCTACCTCCAAGACAAGCCCGCGTTTTGGCTGGCATATAAGGGGCAAAACCTCGATAAACTGTTAGACTTTTTCCCACAACACGGCTACAGCCGAGTCTTCACAAAAACGGAATACATCCGTGACGACCCGATCTATGTCTACCGTTATGAGCGCAATTCGGGGGAAACAGTGGCGGCTTTTGGGGAGATGTTCCTCTTACAGCGGGTAGGCATCAGCCACCTACCAACGGGCGAAACGCGGGTAAATCTGCTGTGGGGGACGCAGAAACCACCGGCGTTGGATTACAGCATCTCGGTGTTTATCCTTGACGCCGCCGGTGCATTGGTCGATCAAGACGACGCCCCACCGCTCAGCGGCAGCACCTCAGCATGGACGCCGGGGGGTCTCTATTTTGACAGCCACACCCTCCGTAAAACACTTCCAGCGGGGACATATGCGGTGGGCGTAAAGGTCTACTTCTACGCCGATCCCGCTCCCCTTTCCGTCAATGGTGGCGAGTACATCACGGTGGGGACTGTGACCATCCCCTAA
- the argJ gene encoding bifunctional glutamate N-acetyltransferase/amino-acid acetyltransferase ArgJ codes for MAQLTLPVKGFRTAAVDAGLYASFGKPTRPDLTLVAADRPCTAAGMFTTNRVKAAPVILDESRLKTHAADIRAVLINTASANASTGADGLKHAELTAGWAAHALGCRPEQVLVMSTGVIGVHLPMAQMDSGITKAAAALSGDQWDDAARAIMTTDTRPKMATVVTPSGYTITGIAKGAGMIAPNMATMLSLILTDAQIAPNDLQTALHAAVKVSFNRIVVDGDMSTNDTVLVLASGASGRTISGGETPDYSAFVDHLTHVCASLAEQIVRDGEGATKFIHLTVSGAAAEADALQVANTIATSALVKTAFYGGDPNWGRILAAAGRSGVALDQMKLSLWYDDLALVSAGTPLKYDEAKAKEIAGQANINVRLDLGMGEASAIVYTCDLSHDYVSINGHYRT; via the coding sequence ATGGCTCAGCTTACCCTTCCGGTGAAAGGGTTTCGGACGGCGGCGGTGGACGCCGGACTGTACGCCAGCTTTGGCAAGCCCACCCGCCCCGACCTGACCCTTGTCGCCGCAGATCGCCCTTGTACAGCGGCGGGCATGTTCACGACGAACCGCGTCAAAGCAGCGCCAGTGATTCTTGATGAATCGCGCCTGAAAACACACGCCGCAGACATTCGTGCCGTGTTGATCAACACCGCCTCGGCAAACGCCAGCACGGGCGCTGATGGGCTGAAACATGCGGAACTCACGGCGGGATGGGCTGCCCATGCCCTCGGCTGCCGCCCTGAACAGGTTCTGGTCATGTCCACTGGTGTGATCGGCGTTCATCTCCCCATGGCGCAGATGGACTCCGGCATTACAAAGGCGGCGGCGGCGCTCAGCGGGGATCAATGGGACGATGCCGCCCGCGCCATTATGACAACGGATACACGCCCCAAAATGGCAACGGTGGTCACCCCTTCTGGGTATACCATCACGGGCATTGCCAAAGGCGCGGGGATGATCGCCCCCAACATGGCAACGATGCTCTCGCTGATTCTGACCGATGCCCAGATTGCCCCCAATGACCTCCAAACAGCGCTCCACGCGGCGGTGAAGGTGTCCTTTAACCGGATTGTCGTGGATGGCGACATGAGTACGAACGATACGGTTCTCGTCCTTGCCAGCGGCGCCAGCGGGCGGACGATCAGCGGGGGGGAGACGCCCGATTACAGCGCCTTTGTCGATCATCTCACTCATGTTTGCGCCTCCCTTGCCGAACAGATCGTCCGCGACGGGGAAGGGGCGACGAAATTCATTCACCTCACCGTCAGCGGCGCCGCCGCCGAAGCGGACGCCCTTCAGGTGGCGAATACGATTGCCACCTCTGCTCTGGTTAAGACGGCGTTTTATGGCGGCGATCCGAATTGGGGGCGTATCCTCGCCGCAGCGGGGCGTTCTGGGGTCGCCCTTGACCAAATGAAACTCTCGCTCTGGTATGACGATCTCGCTTTGGTCAGCGCCGGAACACCGCTGAAGTACGACGAGGCGAAGGCAAAAGAGATCGCGGGGCAGGCAAACATCAACGTTCGCCTTGATCTGGGTATGGGTGAGGCAAGCGCCATTGTCTACACTTGTGATCTCAGCCACGATTATGTGAGCATCAACGGGCATTACCGGACGTGA
- a CDS encoding GNAT family N-acetyltransferase, translating into MSERLHIGTFPLSSRADRERAAALLVAELFYDPRDAVDEVEEACAEDRLCFAAHLDGYLVGWIAGNAGYDGRVWELHPLVVAKETQRQGIGTALVRALEDAAHAKGGITIWLGTDDEQGQTTLAGVDIYPNLPAHLATVKAVRPHPMTFYQRLGYTVIGVIPDANGIGKPDILLGKRIVR; encoded by the coding sequence GTGAGCGAACGGTTGCATATTGGGACATTTCCCCTAAGCAGCAGGGCGGATCGAGAGCGTGCCGCCGCCCTGTTGGTTGCCGAGTTGTTCTACGATCCTCGTGATGCCGTTGACGAGGTTGAGGAAGCCTGTGCTGAAGATCGGTTGTGCTTTGCCGCTCACCTTGATGGGTATCTTGTTGGTTGGATCGCCGGAAACGCGGGCTATGATGGGCGCGTCTGGGAACTGCATCCCCTTGTCGTTGCCAAAGAAACCCAACGTCAGGGGATTGGCACGGCGCTTGTCCGGGCGCTTGAAGATGCCGCCCACGCCAAAGGGGGAATCACGATTTGGCTTGGAACGGACGACGAACAGGGGCAGACAACGCTCGCTGGCGTTGATATCTACCCCAATCTACCTGCACATTTAGCCACCGTGAAGGCGGTGCGCCCTCATCCAATGACCTTTTACCAGCGGCTTGGCTACACCGTGATCGGGGTCATCCCCGACGCAAACGGAATCGGAAAACCGGATATTTTGCTTGGAAAGCGGATTGTACGATAA
- the argH gene encoding argininosuccinate lyase codes for MTNSHTLWAGRYETAAADAVRHLNDSYPFDKRLYASDIACSIAYAKALRGVNILTEAEYSAICEGLGRVKAEFEGGTFQPAAGDEDIHTAVERRLTELIGAPAGKLHTGRSRNDQVATDVRHWQAAAIDRIIALTTALQRAILDQAQQHAETLMPGYTHLRAAQPITAGHWWMSYFWMLSRDVTRWQAAKEATLTSPLGSGALAGTPYPVDRHALAEAMGFLRPSMNSLDAVADRDFISGFLYIAALMMTHLSRFAEDVIWFSSAGFNFLSLDERYTTGSSLMPQKQNPDVLELTRGKAGRIAGHLSGLLNTLKGLPTGYNKDLQEDKEPLFDTADTLETLLPALIGTVATMRMNADAMAAALDEGMLATDLADYLVGKGVPFREAHGLVGRAVRQGLEQGVPLSKLPLSAYQAISPFYQADLYAVFDFTRSVGRRAAVGGTAPESVRTQIKTAEGWLATLERR; via the coding sequence ATGACGAACTCGCACACCCTTTGGGCGGGACGCTATGAAACCGCCGCTGCCGACGCCGTGCGTCATCTGAATGATTCCTACCCCTTTGATAAACGGCTGTATGCCAGCGATATTGCGTGCAGCATTGCCTACGCCAAGGCGCTGCGGGGGGTCAACATCCTCACCGAAGCCGAATACAGCGCCATCTGTGAGGGGTTGGGGCGCGTGAAGGCGGAATTTGAGGGGGGGACATTCCAACCCGCTGCGGGGGATGAGGACATTCATACCGCAGTGGAACGCCGCCTGACAGAATTGATCGGCGCACCGGCTGGAAAGCTCCACACCGGACGCAGCCGCAACGATCAGGTGGCGACGGATGTTCGCCATTGGCAAGCGGCGGCGATTGACCGCATCATTGCCCTGACCACCGCCTTGCAGCGGGCGATCTTAGACCAAGCACAGCAGCACGCCGAAACGCTGATGCCCGGCTATACGCACCTTCGCGCTGCGCAGCCGATTACCGCCGGACACTGGTGGATGAGCTATTTCTGGATGCTCAGCCGTGATGTGACACGCTGGCAAGCGGCGAAAGAGGCAACGCTCACCAGCCCGCTTGGATCAGGGGCGCTGGCGGGGACGCCCTACCCGGTTGATCGCCATGCCCTTGCGGAAGCAATGGGCTTTCTGCGCCCCTCGATGAACAGCCTCGATGCTGTCGCAGATCGGGATTTTATCAGCGGCTTTCTCTATATCGCCGCCCTGATGATGACACACCTCAGCCGCTTTGCCGAGGATGTCATTTGGTTTAGCAGCGCAGGTTTCAACTTCCTGAGTCTGGACGAACGCTACACAACCGGATCAAGCCTGATGCCACAAAAGCAAAACCCCGATGTCTTAGAACTGACACGCGGCAAGGCGGGGCGCATTGCCGGACACCTAAGCGGTCTGCTCAACACCCTGAAGGGCTTGCCAACGGGCTATAACAAAGACCTTCAGGAGGACAAAGAACCCCTTTTCGATACGGCAGATACGTTGGAGACACTGCTCCCCGCCTTGATTGGGACGGTGGCGACGATGCGCATGAACGCCGACGCTATGGCGGCAGCATTGGATGAAGGGATGTTGGCAACCGACCTTGCCGATTACCTTGTGGGGAAGGGCGTCCCCTTCCGCGAGGCGCACGGGTTGGTGGGGCGGGCGGTGCGTCAGGGGCTTGAGCAAGGCGTGCCGCTCTCGAAACTGCCTCTTTCCGCCTATCAAGCAATCAGCCCCTTTTATCAGGCTGATCTGTACGCCGTGTTTGATTTTACCCGCAGCGTCGGGCGGCGGGCGGCAGTGGGCGGCACTGCGCCGGAATCGGTGCGGACGCAGATCAAGACGGCAGAGGGTTGGCTAGCGACGCTTGAGCGGCGCTAA